In the Catenovulum adriaticum genome, ACAAAAGCAACAATGAGCGACTTAGTTTTATACGGTACAGATGGCTGCCATTTATGTAACGACGCGCAGCTTGTTTTGCAAAATTTAGGTTTGCTCACTCAGGTTGATTTAATTGATATTGCTCTGGCAGAGAATAGCGAATGGTTAATTGCGCAAT is a window encoding:
- a CDS encoding glutaredoxin family protein, with amino-acid sequence MSDLVLYGTDGCHLCNDAQLVLQNLGLLTQVDLIDIALAENSEWLIAQFGEKIPVLLDVPSQQMLCWPFDEASLLNWLNTHYEFISDN